A single genomic interval of Aedes aegypti strain LVP_AGWG chromosome 1, AaegL5.0 Primary Assembly, whole genome shotgun sequence harbors:
- the LOC110676261 gene encoding uncharacterized protein LOC110676261, with amino-acid sequence MDWGSLPLELLQAIFEQLHFKDQLSCALVCRAWNQAIFECPSLANRVVFSFDAAHTEQLRSIIPMSERNYRQLAIGLSVPWNQDIEKCLGEAIQQWNIRFVSLVGEPDKVRDCLDSNMPFFSSLTELNLEFTLTRAWPAIDIRELELSQLKKMHYLQVYTGATQTNTLFRFVLPKVEEVSLVLDSLANEEAMYWEDPLIELSGCDRLRSLEVDLNGTMWEDFFAIHKPYMERLVIRRAIDEYQNRNWNHEFSKMPNLRHVEFTFANNDMLTCLNRNCKKIERLLINGFCLDDGTFVSSMQFPILRNLHMDGWSNGSLFSNELSLTLDNLEDLTWKYVELTPAQGIFTLIAPNVKRLTLRGCEYARFELDIGSRLVSLDMDYYGVQIVAPNFLNRLDHLRHLTLHISGRSALLASKMCHLRHVKRLEVVCSTESYGYDCNDLFESICHNLVELEEFVLRNEHENMLKLDYRHYTKLANLTQLKVLTLQYVTLQNVTGGTELKHVPHLNVGGCSTSGDCAVRPSLMEVES; translated from the coding sequence ATGGATTGGGGATCACTTCCGTTGGAACTGCTTCAGGCCATTTTTGAACAACTGCATTTCAAGGACCAATTAAGCTGTGCACTTGTTTGTCGCGCCTGGAACCAAGCAATATTCGAGTGCCCTTCGCTGGCCAATCGAGTGGTGTTCTCGTTCGATGCGGCTCACACGGAACAGTTGAGGTCGATCATACCGATGAGTGAAAGAAACTATCGGCAATTAGCCATCGGGTTGAGCGTGCCGTGGAATCAGGACATCGAGAAGTGCTTGGGTGAAGCCATCCAGCAGTGGAACATCCGGTTCGTTTCTTTGGTGGGTGAACCGGACAAAGTGCGCGACTGTCTGGACTCAAACATGCCGTTTTTTAGTTCGCTCACGGAGCTGAATCTAGAGTTCACGTTGACCCGTGCTTGGCCTGCCATTGACATTAGAGAGTTAGAGCTGAGCCAGTTGAAGAAGATGCACTATTTGCAGGTCTACACCGGTGCAACACAGACCAATACACTCTTCCGGTTTGTGCTTCCAAAGGTGGAAGAAGTTTCTCTGGTTCTGGATTCCTTGGCAAACGAGGAAGCGATGTACTGGGAAGATCCTTTGATTGAACTGTCCGGCTGCGATCGCCTCAGATCCCTGGAGGTTGATTTGAACGGAACCATGTGGGAGGATTTTTTCGCCATACACAAACCGTATATGGAACGGTTGGTAATCCGTCGAGCGATCGATGAATATCAGAACCGCAACTGGAATCACGAGTTTTCCAAAATGCCAAATCTACGACACGTAGAGTTCACCTTCGCGAATAATGATATGCTAACCTGTTTGAACCGAAACTGTAAAAAGATCGAAAGACTGCTCATCAATGGATTCTGTCTGGACGATGGCACCTTTGTCAGCAGTATGCAGTTTCCGATTCTGAGAAATTTACACATGGACGGATGGTCAAATGGATCGCTCTTTTCCAACGAGCTATCACTTACTCTAGACAATCTGGAAGACCTTACCTGGAAGTACGTAGAACTGACTCCTGCTCAGGGCATATTCACTCTCATTGCGCCCAACGTGAAACGCCTTACGCTTAGAGGCTGCGAATACGCTCGTTTCGAACTGGATATCGGCAGCCGGTTAGTGTCACTCGACATGGACTACTACGGAGTACAGATAGTGGCACCGAATTTCCTGAATCGGCTAGATCACCTGAGGCACCTGACACTCCACATCAGTGGCCGGTCTGCATTGTTGGCCTCCAAAATGTGCCATCTTCGTCATGTCAAACGGCTGGAAGTGGTGTGCTCTACCGAGAGCTACGGATACGATTGTAACGATCTCTTCGAAAGCATTTGCCACAATTTGGTAGAACTGGAAGAATTCGTCCTGAGAAATGAGCACGAAAATATGCTTAAGTTAGATTACCGGCATTATACGAAACTTGCCAATTTGACTCAGCTGAAAGTGTTAACGCTACAGTACGTCACGCTGCAGAATGTTACCGGTGGGACGGAACTGAAACACGTGCCACATTTGAACGTGGGGGGTTGTTCCACCTCAGGAGATTGCGCCGTTCGTCCTAGTCTGATGGAAGTGGAGAGCTAA